A portion of the Algimonas porphyrae genome contains these proteins:
- a CDS encoding alkaline phosphatase, which yields MNDFARMTLLLSTALVMTGCASTTTLSKADAGFDAENPVLAERIAYEPNRAPAKNVILFIGDGMGISTVTAARIYAGQLEGKPGEEHQLSWERFPHTALSKTYNTDQQVPDSAGTATAMYTGVKTRAGVLGVGPELVRGDCSATEAASLETFWDAASEAGLKLGLISSARLTHATPAAAYAHSSERNWEYDGELSDGAKSGGCRDIATQFVDTNMIDVALGGGRRAFLRDVDPEPDLIDVMGRRTDGINLIDAWQMKNPGGAVVFDKAALDAVPTNTGRVLGLFDASHMDFASAKTGPDRQPTIAELTAKAIELLSADGDGFVLMVEGGRIDHAHHGGNAFNALSDTVAFAEAVAVADAMTSDADTTIMVTADHSHVFTIAGYPMRGNPILGLVKQNPHYDSEGDGLARGSDGKPYTTLGYANGPGAADGARATLTEDEVLDPAYRQQATIPMRGETHAGEDVAIYAKGPRSFVVSGVVEQSFVHDAVRYALDLD from the coding sequence ATGAACGATTTTGCACGGATGACACTCTTACTGAGTACGGCACTGGTGATGACGGGATGTGCCTCGACCACAACCCTGTCGAAAGCCGATGCTGGTTTTGACGCCGAAAATCCGGTTCTGGCGGAACGGATCGCCTATGAACCCAACCGGGCACCCGCCAAGAATGTGATCCTGTTCATCGGTGACGGGATGGGCATCTCGACCGTGACAGCCGCGCGCATCTATGCGGGGCAGCTGGAAGGCAAACCGGGTGAAGAACATCAACTCTCATGGGAACGGTTTCCACACACGGCCCTGTCCAAGACCTATAATACGGATCAGCAAGTGCCGGACTCCGCCGGAACCGCGACAGCCATGTATACAGGCGTGAAAACGCGCGCCGGGGTGCTGGGTGTCGGTCCTGAACTGGTGCGCGGTGATTGTTCGGCGACGGAAGCCGCTTCGCTAGAAACCTTCTGGGACGCCGCATCGGAGGCGGGCCTGAAGCTGGGTCTGATCTCCAGCGCGCGCTTGACCCATGCAACGCCGGCGGCGGCTTACGCGCATTCATCGGAGCGCAACTGGGAATATGATGGCGAGCTGTCAGACGGTGCAAAGTCCGGCGGTTGCCGCGATATTGCGACCCAGTTCGTCGACACTAATATGATCGATGTCGCTTTGGGCGGTGGCCGCAGGGCATTTCTGCGCGATGTCGATCCGGAACCCGATCTCATTGATGTGATGGGACGCCGTACGGACGGTATCAATCTTATTGATGCCTGGCAGATGAAGAATCCAGGCGGAGCCGTCGTTTTCGACAAGGCCGCGCTGGATGCCGTGCCGACCAATACAGGTCGTGTACTGGGTCTTTTTGACGCCAGCCATATGGATTTCGCATCCGCCAAGACCGGACCAGATCGCCAACCGACCATCGCCGAGCTGACCGCCAAGGCTATCGAGCTTTTGTCGGCTGACGGAGACGGCTTTGTGCTGATGGTCGAGGGCGGCCGTATCGATCATGCCCATCATGGCGGCAATGCCTTCAACGCCCTGTCGGACACGGTCGCCTTTGCCGAAGCCGTGGCTGTCGCAGACGCGATGACGTCTGATGCGGATACGACGATAATGGTCACGGCCGATCACTCTCATGTCTTCACGATTGCGGGCTATCCGATGCGGGGCAACCCGATCCTCGGACTGGTGAAACAGAACCCTCATTATGACAGCGAAGGCGACGGGCTGGCACGGGGGAGCGATGGGAAGCCCTATACGACGCTGGGCTACGCCAACGGTCCCGGCGCAGCGGATGGCGCGCGCGCCACGTTGACGGAAGATGAGGTGCTCGATCCGGCCTATCGGCAACAGGCCACGATCCCGATGCGGGGCGAGACCCATGCTGGCGAAGATGTTGCCATTTACGCCAAAGGCCCCCGATCATTTGTTGTCTCCGGTGTGGTCGAACAGAGCTTCGTTCACGATGCAGTCCGCTACGCGCTCGATCTGGACTGA
- a CDS encoding EF-hand domain-containing protein has translation MPHPFSFLLTALLGLGLAACASNAPPPPAGPQSDRDQARMADRLFDRLDTDRDGIIAFAEIEADRIAAFERMDADGSGTITASEVEALRDQANSAPQRGRRGVDPIRRMDRNRDGRISLNEFDGPQGSLLDRADFNGDGNIDRAELEDMLTRQRRRQRR, from the coding sequence ATGCCCCATCCTTTTTCCTTTCTTCTGACGGCCTTGCTAGGCTTGGGCCTTGCCGCTTGTGCGTCCAATGCACCGCCTCCACCGGCGGGGCCGCAATCTGATCGCGATCAGGCCAGGATGGCCGACCGCCTGTTCGACCGTCTCGATACGGACAGGGATGGGATCATCGCCTTTGCGGAAATCGAAGCGGACCGCATCGCTGCCTTCGAACGGATGGACGCGGATGGAAGCGGGACCATCACCGCCTCGGAAGTCGAGGCCCTGCGCGATCAGGCGAATTCCGCGCCGCAGCGCGGGCGTCGTGGCGTGGATCCAATCCGGCGGATGGACCGAAACCGGGACGGTCGCATCTCCCTGAACGAATTTGACGGACCGCAAGGCTCGCTGCTGGACCGTGCCGACTTTAACGGCGACGGCAATATCGACCGGGCCGAACTGGAAGACATGCTCACCCGTCAACGAAGGCGCCAACGCCGCTAA
- a CDS encoding TonB-dependent receptor, with translation MSKSMMVQVSLAALMAVGTAPVAFAQVDDEIIVTAQRRAQNIQDVPISVTAVSGDMLAETGAIDITDIAKFTPNATVEVARGSNSTLIAFIRGVGQQDPLWGFEPGVGIYVDDVYVARPQGAVLDIFDVDRIEVLRGPQGTLYGRNTIGGAIKYVTKGLDLDAPTLNARINVGSYNQFDQILSGSFPLGETFAVGGSVARYNRDGFGDNLNTGSDHYNKDILAGRLSARWMPTDALDFRLSADMTDDDSNAKHGHRLLPSANGAFPVTDNVYDTRAGVGDANEVKTKGLSFTAAWDVSESMTVKSITAYREGDTTTPIDFDALPQPDFDVPAFYNDSQFSQELQLLFDTDRLSGIAGLYYLDGEASGAFDVVLGGLGLTIYQAGDQQKENLAAYADFTYALTDRFDISLGARFTRDKTVADVTREVWLGLGSGSFDPANATSFFLATQTGYTGLEREDEEFTPRIALSYELTPETNVYASFSQGFKAGGFDPRARADLDPTGVTREGFSPEFVDSYELGVKGSLLDNRLTYSLAGFMADYTDQQITVQEGVDTDNDGVNDTFVSSVFNAGASEYLGVEFEGAFRVTDNLTLSSAVGYINADIEEIISGGVNIANGFVTQNTPEWTSRFGFVHTSDVGGGDLTLTGSANFRDEYFLFNVANPGFGAGTSAVFPSGGPALDPEAYTTIDLGANWVAPSGRWEVGIFGRNLTDERARVAAYNFVTPSQLGVDGAYSAFYRPPLTVTATIGFNY, from the coding sequence ATGTCAAAGTCGATGATGGTTCAGGTGTCTCTGGCGGCACTTATGGCGGTTGGGACCGCCCCGGTCGCGTTCGCGCAGGTCGATGACGAAATTATCGTCACGGCACAAAGGCGCGCGCAGAATATTCAGGATGTGCCGATATCCGTCACGGCTGTGTCGGGTGATATGCTGGCCGAAACAGGCGCGATCGATATTACCGATATCGCGAAATTCACACCCAACGCGACAGTCGAAGTGGCGCGCGGGTCCAACTCCACACTGATCGCCTTCATCCGCGGTGTCGGTCAGCAAGATCCGCTCTGGGGCTTCGAGCCGGGCGTCGGCATCTATGTTGACGATGTCTATGTCGCCCGTCCGCAAGGGGCTGTGCTCGATATTTTCGACGTTGACCGGATCGAAGTTCTGCGTGGTCCGCAAGGCACGCTCTATGGCCGCAATACGATTGGCGGCGCAATCAAATATGTGACGAAGGGTCTCGATCTCGACGCGCCAACTCTGAATGCCCGCATCAATGTCGGCAGCTATAATCAGTTCGATCAGATCCTATCGGGATCGTTTCCGCTGGGCGAGACCTTTGCGGTCGGCGGTTCGGTCGCGCGCTATAATCGCGATGGTTTCGGCGACAATCTGAATACCGGTTCCGATCACTATAATAAGGATATTCTGGCTGGACGTCTCAGCGCTCGCTGGATGCCGACCGACGCTCTGGATTTCCGCCTCTCTGCCGACATGACCGATGATGACAGCAATGCCAAACATGGCCACCGTCTGTTGCCAAGCGCAAATGGGGCCTTTCCGGTCACCGACAATGTCTATGATACGCGCGCCGGGGTCGGCGACGCGAATGAGGTTAAGACGAAAGGGCTGTCCTTTACTGCGGCCTGGGACGTCAGTGAGTCTATGACGGTGAAATCGATCACGGCCTACCGTGAAGGCGACACGACGACTCCGATTGATTTCGACGCCCTTCCGCAACCGGATTTCGACGTTCCGGCCTTTTACAATGATAGCCAGTTCAGTCAGGAATTGCAGCTTCTGTTCGATACGGACCGTCTGTCCGGTATTGCCGGTCTCTACTATCTGGACGGCGAAGCGTCTGGCGCATTCGACGTTGTTCTCGGTGGCCTTGGCCTGACAATCTACCAGGCAGGGGATCAGCAGAAGGAAAATCTCGCCGCTTATGCCGACTTTACCTATGCGCTGACAGACCGGTTCGATATCTCGCTCGGGGCCCGCTTCACGCGCGACAAGACGGTTGCGGATGTAACACGCGAAGTCTGGTTAGGTCTGGGCTCGGGTTCGTTCGACCCTGCCAATGCAACCTCCTTCTTCCTGGCGACCCAGACGGGTTATACCGGTCTGGAGCGCGAGGATGAGGAGTTCACGCCGCGGATCGCCTTGTCCTATGAGCTGACGCCTGAGACCAATGTCTACGCATCCTTCTCGCAAGGGTTCAAGGCGGGTGGCTTCGACCCTCGTGCACGGGCCGATCTGGACCCGACAGGCGTGACGCGTGAAGGTTTCAGTCCGGAATTTGTCGACAGCTACGAGCTCGGTGTCAAAGGCTCGCTGCTGGATAACCGCCTGACCTACAGCTTGGCCGGGTTCATGGCGGATTACACCGATCAGCAGATCACGGTTCAGGAAGGTGTCGATACCGATAATGACGGCGTCAATGACACTTTTGTCTCATCCGTGTTCAATGCGGGTGCATCCGAATATCTCGGCGTTGAATTCGAAGGAGCCTTCCGCGTCACGGATAATCTGACTCTGTCTAGTGCGGTCGGTTACATCAATGCCGACATTGAGGAAATCATCTCCGGCGGTGTGAATATCGCCAATGGGTTCGTGACGCAGAATACGCCGGAATGGACGTCGCGTTTCGGGTTCGTTCATACGTCCGATGTTGGCGGTGGGGATCTGACCCTCACGGGCTCAGCCAATTTCCGCGACGAATATTTCCTGTTCAATGTCGCCAATCCCGGCTTCGGTGCGGGGACCAGCGCAGTCTTCCCCAGTGGCGGGCCTGCGCTTGATCCCGAAGCCTATACTACGATCGATCTGGGTGCGAACTGGGTCGCCCCAAGCGGTCGCTGGGAAGTTGGAATTTTTGGCCGTAACCTCACAGATGAGCGCGCACGCGTGGCTGCCTATAACTTCGTGACGCCATCGCAGCTCGGCGTTGATGGGGCCTATTCGGCCTTCTACCGCCCACCGCTGACCGTCACGGCGACCATCGGGTTCAACTATTAG
- a CDS encoding TetR/AcrR family transcriptional regulator, whose protein sequence is MAEKPSRKTRILDAAEQLFAEHGYDGVTLRQIATLAHVDVALTSYHFGSKDNLFRSVFERRAVVLNDVRAQALDACMAAAAPHPPQLEAVIEAYLRPLGDIQGAADEGWRHYLSLVAWVNSSTEWGNELMTEYFNPFVQRFIEVLRTVLPDADEQALFWGYQFMSGALTLTFADTRRMDRLSGGAASSTKTATGYDHMIPFVAAGFRQICGHTH, encoded by the coding sequence GTGGCCGAAAAACCTTCCCGCAAGACACGCATTCTGGATGCCGCCGAGCAGCTGTTTGCAGAGCATGGCTATGACGGCGTGACCCTGCGCCAGATTGCGACGCTGGCTCATGTCGATGTCGCGCTGACCAGCTATCATTTCGGCAGTAAGGATAATCTTTTCCGATCCGTATTCGAGCGCCGCGCCGTAGTTCTGAACGATGTTCGCGCGCAGGCGCTGGATGCGTGCATGGCGGCTGCGGCGCCGCATCCGCCCCAGCTGGAAGCCGTGATTGAGGCCTACCTTCGCCCGCTGGGCGATATTCAGGGCGCGGCGGATGAGGGCTGGCGACACTATCTCTCTCTCGTGGCCTGGGTGAACAGTTCGACCGAATGGGGCAACGAACTGATGACCGAATATTTCAACCCGTTCGTGCAGCGTTTTATCGAAGTGCTGCGGACGGTTTTGCCGGACGCGGATGAGCAGGCCCTGTTCTGGGGCTATCAATTCATGTCCGGGGCATTGACACTGACCTTTGCCGATACGCGACGCATGGACCGCCTCTCGGGCGGCGCGGCGTCTTCGACCAAGACCGCGACGGGGTATGATCACATGATCCCCTTCGTCGCGGCCGGCTTTCGCCAGATCTGCGGTCATACGCACTGA
- a CDS encoding class I adenylate-forming enzyme family protein, with product MTIKPMRPLFPDYFRLHAKWRGNKPALLVDGQSLSWRDFNGRMNQVANALHADGVSRGKRAVIFMDNGRAMTELLFGLMKAGVASAPLNLSVSDAAIRAMIADCQADAIFVSAAHAARIDRLLTTMGREAPGLRICAGEAAGWTRYADWVKTGSTEEPTDRVQPDDILNIIYSSGTTGQPKGIVHTHQGRIDWAYDLASALRYNSQSRVMVTIGLYSNITWVGMLSSVVFGGSLLVADRFDADMCWTAIAKHGVTHFSMVPILFERLIDADPGPQVDTSAIGGMVSAGSPLRPDLRERIFSRFDCGITELYGLTEGVITTLDPEDATGRMASCGLPLPGSDLMILDETDQLCPSGQSGEILMTSRFLMPGYLNRDDATRDATYVDANGQHWLRTGDIGRLDADGYLYVVDRKKDMILSGGQNIYPQDIEAVLASHEGVSDVAVIGVPSRKWGETPLAIIASKGNGLDVKALREWANARLGKQQRIADVKLVDEVPRNPNGKVLKRELRAQFSGTEYD from the coding sequence ATGACGATTAAACCGATGCGCCCTCTTTTTCCGGATTATTTCCGGCTTCACGCGAAATGGCGGGGTAACAAACCTGCGCTGCTCGTCGACGGGCAGAGCCTGAGTTGGCGGGACTTTAATGGGCGGATGAACCAGGTCGCTAACGCCCTGCATGCGGACGGCGTGTCGCGTGGGAAACGGGCCGTTATTTTCATGGATAATGGCCGCGCCATGACCGAGCTCCTGTTCGGGCTGATGAAGGCGGGAGTAGCGTCGGCTCCGCTCAACCTCTCCGTCAGCGATGCGGCCATCCGGGCCATGATCGCAGATTGTCAGGCGGATGCGATTTTCGTGAGTGCGGCACACGCAGCACGTATCGATCGGTTGCTGACGACCATGGGGCGCGAGGCACCCGGCTTGCGCATTTGCGCCGGGGAGGCCGCAGGCTGGACGCGTTACGCGGACTGGGTGAAAACAGGCTCGACCGAAGAACCGACAGACCGGGTCCAGCCTGACGACATCCTCAATATCATATATTCGTCCGGCACAACCGGACAACCCAAAGGCATCGTTCACACACATCAGGGTCGAATCGACTGGGCCTATGATCTGGCCAGTGCGCTGCGATACAACAGCCAGTCCCGTGTAATGGTAACGATCGGTCTGTACAGCAACATCACTTGGGTCGGCATGCTGTCATCGGTTGTTTTTGGCGGCAGTCTTTTGGTCGCGGACCGCTTCGATGCGGACATGTGCTGGACCGCAATCGCAAAACATGGCGTCACCCATTTCTCGATGGTGCCGATCCTGTTCGAGCGTCTGATTGATGCGGATCCGGGCCCTCAAGTCGATACCTCTGCAATCGGCGGAATGGTCAGTGCCGGCTCGCCACTGCGCCCGGATCTCCGTGAGCGCATTTTCTCCCGCTTCGACTGTGGCATTACGGAGCTTTACGGACTGACGGAAGGCGTCATCACGACGCTTGACCCGGAGGATGCCACTGGGCGGATGGCGTCCTGCGGACTGCCGCTCCCGGGGTCAGACTTGATGATTCTCGATGAGACAGACCAGCTGTGCCCATCGGGACAAAGCGGTGAAATCCTGATGACGAGTCGATTTCTGATGCCCGGCTATCTTAACCGGGACGATGCGACGCGTGACGCAACCTATGTCGATGCCAACGGTCAGCACTGGCTACGAACCGGCGATATTGGGAGGCTGGACGCGGATGGCTATCTTTATGTGGTCGACCGCAAGAAGGACATGATCCTCTCGGGCGGTCAGAACATCTATCCGCAAGACATCGAAGCCGTTCTGGCCTCGCATGAGGGTGTATCCGATGTGGCTGTCATCGGCGTTCCTAGCCGCAAATGGGGTGAGACGCCGCTGGCGATCATTGCGTCCAAAGGTAACGGGCTTGATGTCAAGGCCCTGCGGGAGTGGGCGAATGCCCGCTTGGGCAAGCAGCAGCGCATTGCGGACGTGAAGCTGGTTGACGAAGTGCCGCGCAACCCTAACGGAAAAGTGCTGAAACGCGAATTACGGGCACAGTTCTCCGGGACCGAATATGACTAG
- a CDS encoding alpha/beta fold hydrolase: MTRRWTDHHYQSEDGLTLYARIYNGTAGRTPLLCMHGLTRNSADFHALLQQLPDWPAISVDQRGRGHSAYDPDPTRYRPDVYCKDMLALLSDLALDQVIAVGTSMGGLMTMMLANMEPGLFQAAIINDIGPEIDPKGLARLAGYVGQAMEFEDWDGAIAAIQAQGPDIFPDFSQTDWRDFAANVCEEDHDGRVRFRYDPVISQGLGEDKVSTVPPDLWPLYHGLEDLPTLIIRGETSDILSAETAEHMVQNRSAARLVSVPRRGHAPMLTEPVAITAIRAFLEPFA, from the coding sequence ATGACTAGGCGCTGGACCGACCATCATTATCAGAGCGAAGACGGTCTGACGCTTTATGCCCGCATTTACAACGGCACGGCGGGGCGAACGCCCTTGCTCTGTATGCATGGCCTGACCCGCAACTCGGCCGATTTTCATGCGTTATTGCAGCAGTTGCCGGACTGGCCGGCGATCAGTGTGGATCAGCGGGGGCGGGGACATTCCGCCTATGATCCGGATCCGACCCGCTATCGCCCGGATGTCTATTGCAAAGATATGCTGGCCTTGCTGTCGGATTTGGCGCTTGATCAGGTCATCGCTGTCGGCACATCGATGGGCGGCTTGATGACGATGATGCTGGCCAACATGGAGCCCGGGCTTTTCCAGGCGGCCATAATCAACGACATCGGGCCTGAGATCGATCCGAAAGGTCTTGCGCGTCTGGCAGGCTATGTCGGGCAGGCCATGGAATTTGAAGACTGGGACGGAGCCATCGCAGCCATTCAGGCTCAGGGACCGGACATTTTTCCAGACTTTTCGCAGACCGACTGGCGAGATTTTGCCGCTAATGTCTGCGAGGAGGACCATGATGGGCGCGTGCGCTTCCGCTATGATCCGGTCATCAGTCAGGGGCTTGGCGAGGATAAGGTGTCGACGGTCCCGCCCGACCTCTGGCCGCTTTATCATGGCCTTGAAGACTTGCCGACGCTTATAATTCGCGGTGAGACGTCGGATATTCTGTCCGCAGAAACGGCTGAACATATGGTGCAAAACCGTAGCGCGGCACGGTTGGTGAGCGTTCCCCGACGGGGGCATGCGCCGATGTTGACCGAACCCGTTGCGATCACGGCCATTCGCGCATTTCTGGAGCCTTTCGCATGA
- a CDS encoding alpha/beta fold hydrolase, translated as MIRLTVTICVSLCLIACNGADQVSSDPANSAYFTDSDRMIEIGGQSVRYRESGPATGPTLLMLHGFTDSLHTWDALAAELDTDFHILRPDLPGHGLSGLPAGDDYSNEALTAFVGDFLDATKTSEAIIVGNSLGGLAAWRYAALDPDRVSGLALLAPGGVPHNGVGETPLEAPMMLRFYLENAPKAGVRTALQTMHGDTTRVTDAMVTRFADLMAMPGNGDAFVARAERFTLPDPAGDMAKVEAPTLILWGAKDTVLPPEHADIFAEHMPHASVRILDQVGHMPQSEAVDEVATAIRTLAARTGNGS; from the coding sequence ATGATCCGTCTGACCGTGACCATATGCGTGTCCCTCTGTCTGATCGCCTGCAACGGCGCTGATCAGGTCAGCAGTGATCCCGCGAACAGTGCCTATTTTACGGATTCGGACCGCATGATCGAGATCGGCGGACAATCGGTCCGCTACCGCGAAAGCGGGCCGGCGACTGGGCCGACCCTTCTGATGCTTCATGGTTTCACGGACTCGCTGCACACATGGGACGCCCTGGCGGCCGAACTGGATACAGACTTTCATATACTACGCCCCGATCTGCCGGGGCATGGCCTGTCCGGTCTACCGGCGGGTGACGATTATTCGAATGAAGCTCTCACGGCGTTTGTCGGCGATTTTCTCGATGCCACGAAGACGAGTGAGGCGATAATCGTTGGGAACTCGCTGGGAGGTCTGGCGGCGTGGCGTTATGCGGCTCTTGATCCGGACCGCGTCTCCGGACTTGCTCTTCTCGCGCCGGGCGGCGTGCCGCATAATGGTGTGGGCGAGACTCCGCTCGAAGCGCCCATGATGTTGCGTTTCTATCTTGAAAATGCGCCGAAAGCCGGTGTGCGAACAGCGCTGCAGACCATGCATGGCGACACGACGCGCGTTACAGACGCGATGGTGACGCGGTTTGCAGACCTGATGGCGATGCCTGGCAATGGCGATGCATTTGTCGCCCGGGCCGAGCGTTTCACCTTGCCGGACCCGGCGGGCGATATGGCCAAGGTTGAGGCTCCCACCCTTATTTTATGGGGAGCCAAAGACACGGTTCTGCCGCCAGAGCATGCTGATATTTTTGCCGAACATATGCCACATGCGAGTGTGCGCATTCTCGACCAGGTTGGTCACATGCCACAATCCGAAGCCGTCGATGAAGTCGCGACAGCCATCCGCACGCTGGCTGCCAGAACCGGAAACGGATCATGA
- a CDS encoding spinster family MFS transporter encodes MKKSENRWYLLAVLTLVYAFNHVDRQVMVILQEPIKLEFGLSDTQLGMLTGFLFAAFYATLGIPFAAWADRGNRRNIITIALTIWSGMTALSGFAQNFWHLALARMGVGIGEAGGTPPATSMISDRFPANERAFALGIYTTGISIGILVGFMLGGIIAERYGWRVGFFVAGVPGLLLALLLMTTVAEPKRGAADAIADTGKAPPLSETIVFFLSQKAMVFMLLGGVFICVSANAFLTGVPLYFIRVHGVALGELGIALGLLLGGVGGIGAIVIGKVCDRLSAKDLRWRPWIIALTTLLALPFAAAFLLVETKMAAYALYAIPSFFGLIYASISYAAMQELAPPRMRAMASAVMLLCLTLIGIGIGPVLVGVLSDAFAEELGTRSIARALLYLLVLNAASVVFYLIAARHYRDDVTRARVIGTDVGKLTTDPIV; translated from the coding sequence ATGAAGAAATCCGAAAATCGCTGGTATCTGCTGGCCGTGCTGACGCTGGTCTATGCCTTCAACCATGTCGACCGTCAGGTGATGGTGATCCTGCAGGAACCGATCAAGCTGGAATTCGGTCTGTCCGATACGCAGCTTGGCATGCTGACAGGGTTTCTGTTCGCAGCCTTCTACGCGACGCTCGGCATACCATTTGCGGCTTGGGCTGATCGGGGTAATCGCCGCAATATCATCACGATCGCTTTGACAATCTGGTCAGGCATGACAGCGCTGAGCGGGTTCGCGCAGAACTTTTGGCATCTGGCGCTGGCGCGGATGGGTGTCGGGATCGGCGAAGCCGGCGGAACGCCCCCCGCAACCTCCATGATTTCTGACCGGTTTCCGGCCAATGAACGCGCATTCGCACTCGGCATCTACACGACCGGCATCAGCATCGGCATTCTGGTCGGCTTCATGCTGGGCGGGATCATCGCCGAGCGCTACGGCTGGCGGGTTGGTTTTTTCGTCGCCGGTGTGCCCGGCCTGCTGCTGGCATTATTGCTGATGACGACGGTGGCCGAACCCAAGCGCGGGGCCGCCGACGCGATCGCCGATACGGGCAAGGCTCCGCCCTTGTCCGAAACCATTGTATTTTTCCTGTCGCAGAAAGCCATGGTATTCATGTTATTAGGCGGCGTGTTTATATGCGTGTCGGCCAATGCTTTTCTGACAGGCGTGCCGCTCTACTTTATCCGGGTTCACGGCGTGGCACTGGGCGAACTTGGAATTGCACTGGGGCTGTTGCTGGGCGGTGTCGGTGGGATTGGTGCCATCGTTATCGGCAAGGTCTGTGACCGGCTATCGGCCAAGGACCTGCGGTGGCGACCCTGGATCATCGCCCTGACAACTCTGCTGGCCTTGCCCTTCGCGGCCGCTTTCCTGCTGGTCGAGACCAAGATGGCGGCATACGCACTCTATGCGATTCCCAGCTTTTTCGGGCTGATCTACGCATCCATCTCCTACGCTGCCATGCAGGAACTGGCCCCGCCGCGCATGCGGGCCATGGCCTCTGCCGTAATGTTGCTCTGTCTGACATTGATCGGAATCGGGATCGGTCCTGTTCTGGTCGGTGTTCTGTCCGATGCTTTTGCTGAGGAGCTTGGCACGCGTTCGATCGCGCGCGCGCTCCTCTACCTGCTTGTTCTGAACGCAGCTTCAGTCGTTTTCTACCTCATCGCAGCGCGCCACTACCGCGATGATGTCACTCGCGCGAGAGTGATTGGGACGGATGTCGGCAAACTGACGACGGACCCCATCGTCTGA
- a CDS encoding DUF4212 domain-containing protein gives MPDTESGAATNKANQAAYWKATKRLTIGLLFVWFAVSYGAGILFREALDAFSIGGAPLGFWFAQNGSIYVFLLLIVVYCIQMTRLERRFGLGG, from the coding sequence ATGCCGGACACGGAATCGGGCGCAGCGACGAATAAGGCCAATCAGGCGGCCTACTGGAAAGCGACCAAGCGATTGACCATCGGGCTTCTGTTCGTCTGGTTCGCCGTATCCTACGGGGCTGGCATTCTGTTCCGAGAGGCCCTGGACGCTTTTTCGATCGGCGGTGCGCCGCTGGGCTTCTGGTTCGCGCAGAACGGATCGATCTATGTCTTCCTGCTGCTGATCGTGGTTTACTGCATCCAGATGACGCGACTGGAACGTCGCTTCGGATTGGGAGGTTAG